A stretch of the Macaca mulatta isolate MMU2019108-1 chromosome 16, T2T-MMU8v2.0, whole genome shotgun sequence genome encodes the following:
- the NAGS gene encoding N-acetylglutamate synthase, mitochondrial isoform X5 produces MATALMAAVLRAAAVAPRLSGRGGTGGSRRLSCGARRRAARGTSPGRRLSTAWSQPQPPPEEYAGAEDVSQSPVPEEPSWVPSPTPLVPHEPPEPPSGRSLVQRDIQAFLNQCGASPGEARHWLTQFQTCHHSADKPFAVIEVDEEVLKCQQGVSSLAFALAFLQRMDMKPLVVLGLPAPTAPSGCLSFWEAKAQLAESCKVLVDALRHNAATAVPFFGGGSVLGAAEPAPHASYGGIVSVETDLLQWCLESGSIPILCPIGETAARRSVLLDSLEVTASLAKALRPTKIIFLNNTGGLRDSSQKVLSNVNLPADLDLVSNAEWVSTKERQQMRLIVDVLSRLPHHSSAVITAASTLLTELFSNKGSGTLFKNAERMLRVRRLDELDQGRLVDLVNASFGKKLRDDYLASLRPRLHSIYVSEGYNAAAILTMEPVLGGTPYLDKFVVLQTQ; encoded by the exons ATGGCGACGGCGCTGATGGCCGCGGTTCTGCGGGCAGCTGCTGTGGCCCCGAGGCTGAGCGGCCGGGGAGGCACTGGGGGATCCCGGAGGCTGAGCTGTGGCGCACGGCGACGGGCGGCGAGGGGCACCAGCCCGGGGCGCCGGCTCAGCACCGCCTGGTCGCAGCCCCAGCCCCCGCCGGAGGAGTACGCGGGCGCGGAAGACGTCTCCCAGTCGCCTGTCCCCGAGGAGCCGTCGTGGGTGCCGAGTCCCACGCCCCTGGTGCCCCACGAGCCCCCTGAGCCTCCCTCGGGCCGCTCGCTGGTGCAGCGGGACATCCAGGCCTTCCTGAACCAGTGCGGGGCCAGCCCCGGGGAGGCGCGCCACTGGCTCACGCAGTTCCAAACCTGCCACCACTCCGCTGACAAGCCCTTCGCCGTCATCGAG GTGGACGAGGAGGTACTCAAGTGCCAGCAGGGCGTATCCAGTCTGGCCTTCGCCCTGGCCTTCTTGCAGCGCATGGACATGAAGCCGCTGGTGGTCTTGGGGCTGCCCGCCCCAACGGCGCCCTCGGGCTGTCTTTccttctgggaggccaaggcgcagCTGGCTGAGAGCTGCAAGGTGCTGGTGGACGCGCTTCGACACAACGCCGCCACTGCTGTGCCTTTTTTTGGCGGCGGGTCCGTGCTAGGCGCTGCCGAGCCGGCTCCCCATGCCAG CTACGGCGGCATCGTCTCGGTGGAGACAGACCTGCTGCAGTGGTGCCTGGAGTCGGGCAGCATCCCCATCCTGTGCCCCATCGGGGAGACGGCCGCGCGCCGCTCCGTGCTTCTCGACTCCCTGGAGGTGACCGCGTCGCTGGCCAAGGCGCTGCGGCCCACCAAAATCATTTTCCTCAATAACACAGGCGGCCTGCGCGACAGCAGTCAGAAG GTCCTGAGTAACGTGAACCTGCCCGCCGACCTGGACCTGGTGAGCAACGCCGAGTGGGTGAGCACAAAAGAACGGCAGCAGATGCGGCTCATCGTGGACGTGCTCAGCCGCCTGCCCCACCACTCCTCAGCCGTCATCACCGCCGCTAGCACTCTGCTCACTGAGCTCTTCAGCAACAAGG GGTCCGGGACCCTGTTCAAGAACGCCGAGCGAATGCTACGGGTGCGCAGGCTGGACGAGCTGGACCAGGGCCGTCTAGTGGACCTGGTCAACGCCAGCTTCGGCAAGAAGCTCAGGGACGACTACCTGGCCTCGCTGCGCCCGCGGCTGCACTCCATCTACGTCTCCGAGGG GTACAACGCTGCCGCCATTCTGACCATGGAGCCCGTCCTGGGGGGCACCCCGTACCTGGACAAATTTGTG GTACTTCAAACACAGTGA
- the NAGS gene encoding N-acetylglutamate synthase, mitochondrial isoform X1 — protein MATALMAAVLRAAAVAPRLSGRGGTGGSRRLSCGARRRAARGTSPGRRLSTAWSQPQPPPEEYAGAEDVSQSPVPEEPSWVPSPTPLVPHEPPEPPSGRSLVQRDIQAFLNQCGASPGEARHWLTQFQTCHHSADKPFAVIEVSRSPRSQGEGREVPQRETREWQDPTGQRAEQVDEEVLKCQQGVSSLAFALAFLQRMDMKPLVVLGLPAPTAPSGCLSFWEAKAQLAESCKVLVDALRHNAATAVPFFGGGSVLGAAEPAPHASYGGIVSVETDLLQWCLESGSIPILCPIGETAARRSVLLDSLEVTASLAKALRPTKIIFLNNTGGLRDSSQKVLSNVNLPADLDLVSNAEWVSTKERQQMRLIVDVLSRLPHHSSAVITAASTLLTELFSNKGSGTLFKNAERMLRVRRLDELDQGRLVDLVNASFGKKLRDDYLASLRPRLHSIYVSEGYNAAAILTMEPVLGGTPYLDKFVVSSSRQGQGSGQMLWECLRRDLQTLFWRSRVTNPINPWYFKHSDGSFSNKQWIFFWFGLADIRDSYELVNHAKGLPDSFRKPASDPGS, from the exons ATGGCGACGGCGCTGATGGCCGCGGTTCTGCGGGCAGCTGCTGTGGCCCCGAGGCTGAGCGGCCGGGGAGGCACTGGGGGATCCCGGAGGCTGAGCTGTGGCGCACGGCGACGGGCGGCGAGGGGCACCAGCCCGGGGCGCCGGCTCAGCACCGCCTGGTCGCAGCCCCAGCCCCCGCCGGAGGAGTACGCGGGCGCGGAAGACGTCTCCCAGTCGCCTGTCCCCGAGGAGCCGTCGTGGGTGCCGAGTCCCACGCCCCTGGTGCCCCACGAGCCCCCTGAGCCTCCCTCGGGCCGCTCGCTGGTGCAGCGGGACATCCAGGCCTTCCTGAACCAGTGCGGGGCCAGCCCCGGGGAGGCGCGCCACTGGCTCACGCAGTTCCAAACCTGCCACCACTCCGCTGACAAGCCCTTCGCCGTCATCGAG GTGTCCCGGAGTCCAAGGTCGCAGGGAGAAGGGCGGGAGGTACCCCAGCGTGAGACAAGGGAGTGGCAAGACCCAACGGGGCAAAGGGCGGAGCAG GTGGACGAGGAGGTACTCAAGTGCCAGCAGGGCGTATCCAGTCTGGCCTTCGCCCTGGCCTTCTTGCAGCGCATGGACATGAAGCCGCTGGTGGTCTTGGGGCTGCCCGCCCCAACGGCGCCCTCGGGCTGTCTTTccttctgggaggccaaggcgcagCTGGCTGAGAGCTGCAAGGTGCTGGTGGACGCGCTTCGACACAACGCCGCCACTGCTGTGCCTTTTTTTGGCGGCGGGTCCGTGCTAGGCGCTGCCGAGCCGGCTCCCCATGCCAG CTACGGCGGCATCGTCTCGGTGGAGACAGACCTGCTGCAGTGGTGCCTGGAGTCGGGCAGCATCCCCATCCTGTGCCCCATCGGGGAGACGGCCGCGCGCCGCTCCGTGCTTCTCGACTCCCTGGAGGTGACCGCGTCGCTGGCCAAGGCGCTGCGGCCCACCAAAATCATTTTCCTCAATAACACAGGCGGCCTGCGCGACAGCAGTCAGAAG GTCCTGAGTAACGTGAACCTGCCCGCCGACCTGGACCTGGTGAGCAACGCCGAGTGGGTGAGCACAAAAGAACGGCAGCAGATGCGGCTCATCGTGGACGTGCTCAGCCGCCTGCCCCACCACTCCTCAGCCGTCATCACCGCCGCTAGCACTCTGCTCACTGAGCTCTTCAGCAACAAGG GGTCCGGGACCCTGTTCAAGAACGCCGAGCGAATGCTACGGGTGCGCAGGCTGGACGAGCTGGACCAGGGCCGTCTAGTGGACCTGGTCAACGCCAGCTTCGGCAAGAAGCTCAGGGACGACTACCTGGCCTCGCTGCGCCCGCGGCTGCACTCCATCTACGTCTCCGAGGG GTACAACGCTGCCGCCATTCTGACCATGGAGCCCGTCCTGGGGGGCACCCCGTACCTGGACAAATTTGTGGTGAGCTCCAGCCGCCAGGGCCAAGGCTCCGGGCAGATGCTGTGGGAGTGCCTGAGGCGGGACCTGCAGACGCTTTTCTGGCGCTCCCGGGTCACCAACCCCATCAATCCCTG GTACTTCAAACACAGTGATGGCAGCTTCTCCAACAAGCAGTGGATCTTCTTCTGGTTCGGCCTAGCTGATATCCGGGACTCCTATGAGTTGGTCAACCATGCCAAGGGACTTCCAGACTCCTTTCGCAAGCCAGCTTCTGACCCAGGCAGCTGA
- the NAGS gene encoding N-acetylglutamate synthase, mitochondrial isoform X2 has translation MATALMAAVLRAAAVAPRLSGRGGTGGSRRLSCGARRRAARGTSPGRRLSTAWSQPQPPPEEYAGAEDVSQSPVPEEPSWVPSPTPLVPHEPPEPPSGRSLVQRDIQAFLNQCGASPGEARHWLTQFQTCHHSADKPFAVIEVDEEVLKCQQGVSSLAFALAFLQRMDMKPLVVLGLPAPTAPSGCLSFWEAKAQLAESCKVLVDALRHNAATAVPFFGGGSVLGAAEPAPHASYGGIVSVETDLLQWCLESGSIPILCPIGETAARRSVLLDSLEVTASLAKALRPTKIIFLNNTGGLRDSSQKVLSNVNLPADLDLVSNAEWVSTKERQQMRLIVDVLSRLPHHSSAVITAASTLLTELFSNKGSGTLFKNAERMLRVRRLDELDQGRLVDLVNASFGKKLRDDYLASLRPRLHSIYVSEGYNAAAILTMEPVLGGTPYLDKFVVSSSRQGQGSGQMLWECLRRDLQTLFWRSRVTNPINPWYFKHSDGSFSNKQWIFFWFGLADIRDSYELVNHAKGLPDSFRKPASDPGS, from the exons ATGGCGACGGCGCTGATGGCCGCGGTTCTGCGGGCAGCTGCTGTGGCCCCGAGGCTGAGCGGCCGGGGAGGCACTGGGGGATCCCGGAGGCTGAGCTGTGGCGCACGGCGACGGGCGGCGAGGGGCACCAGCCCGGGGCGCCGGCTCAGCACCGCCTGGTCGCAGCCCCAGCCCCCGCCGGAGGAGTACGCGGGCGCGGAAGACGTCTCCCAGTCGCCTGTCCCCGAGGAGCCGTCGTGGGTGCCGAGTCCCACGCCCCTGGTGCCCCACGAGCCCCCTGAGCCTCCCTCGGGCCGCTCGCTGGTGCAGCGGGACATCCAGGCCTTCCTGAACCAGTGCGGGGCCAGCCCCGGGGAGGCGCGCCACTGGCTCACGCAGTTCCAAACCTGCCACCACTCCGCTGACAAGCCCTTCGCCGTCATCGAG GTGGACGAGGAGGTACTCAAGTGCCAGCAGGGCGTATCCAGTCTGGCCTTCGCCCTGGCCTTCTTGCAGCGCATGGACATGAAGCCGCTGGTGGTCTTGGGGCTGCCCGCCCCAACGGCGCCCTCGGGCTGTCTTTccttctgggaggccaaggcgcagCTGGCTGAGAGCTGCAAGGTGCTGGTGGACGCGCTTCGACACAACGCCGCCACTGCTGTGCCTTTTTTTGGCGGCGGGTCCGTGCTAGGCGCTGCCGAGCCGGCTCCCCATGCCAG CTACGGCGGCATCGTCTCGGTGGAGACAGACCTGCTGCAGTGGTGCCTGGAGTCGGGCAGCATCCCCATCCTGTGCCCCATCGGGGAGACGGCCGCGCGCCGCTCCGTGCTTCTCGACTCCCTGGAGGTGACCGCGTCGCTGGCCAAGGCGCTGCGGCCCACCAAAATCATTTTCCTCAATAACACAGGCGGCCTGCGCGACAGCAGTCAGAAG GTCCTGAGTAACGTGAACCTGCCCGCCGACCTGGACCTGGTGAGCAACGCCGAGTGGGTGAGCACAAAAGAACGGCAGCAGATGCGGCTCATCGTGGACGTGCTCAGCCGCCTGCCCCACCACTCCTCAGCCGTCATCACCGCCGCTAGCACTCTGCTCACTGAGCTCTTCAGCAACAAGG GGTCCGGGACCCTGTTCAAGAACGCCGAGCGAATGCTACGGGTGCGCAGGCTGGACGAGCTGGACCAGGGCCGTCTAGTGGACCTGGTCAACGCCAGCTTCGGCAAGAAGCTCAGGGACGACTACCTGGCCTCGCTGCGCCCGCGGCTGCACTCCATCTACGTCTCCGAGGG GTACAACGCTGCCGCCATTCTGACCATGGAGCCCGTCCTGGGGGGCACCCCGTACCTGGACAAATTTGTGGTGAGCTCCAGCCGCCAGGGCCAAGGCTCCGGGCAGATGCTGTGGGAGTGCCTGAGGCGGGACCTGCAGACGCTTTTCTGGCGCTCCCGGGTCACCAACCCCATCAATCCCTG GTACTTCAAACACAGTGATGGCAGCTTCTCCAACAAGCAGTGGATCTTCTTCTGGTTCGGCCTAGCTGATATCCGGGACTCCTATGAGTTGGTCAACCATGCCAAGGGACTTCCAGACTCCTTTCGCAAGCCAGCTTCTGACCCAGGCAGCTGA
- the NAGS gene encoding N-acetylglutamate synthase, mitochondrial isoform X4 produces MATALMAAVLRAAAVAPRLSGRGGTGGSRRLSCGARRRAARGTSPGRRLSTAWSQPQPPPEEYAGAEDVSQSPVPEEPSWVPSPTPLVPHEPPEPPSGRSLVQRDIQAFLNQCGASPGEARHWLTQFQTCHHSADKPFAVIEVSRSPRSQGEGREVPQRETREWQDPTGQRAEQVDEEVLKCQQGVSSLAFALAFLQRMDMKPLVVLGLPAPTAPSGCLSFWEAKAQLAESCKVLVDALRHNAATAVPFFGGGSVLGAAEPAPHASYGGIVSVETDLLQWCLESGSIPILCPIGETAARRSVLLDSLEVTASLAKALRPTKIIFLNNTGGLRDSSQKVLSNVNLPADLDLVSNAEWVSTKERQQMRLIVDVLSRLPHHSSAVITAASTLLTELFSNKGSGTLFKNAERMLRVRRLDELDQGRLVDLVNASFGKKLRDDYLASLRPRLHSIYVSEGYNAAAILTMEPVLGGTPYLDKFVVLQTQ; encoded by the exons ATGGCGACGGCGCTGATGGCCGCGGTTCTGCGGGCAGCTGCTGTGGCCCCGAGGCTGAGCGGCCGGGGAGGCACTGGGGGATCCCGGAGGCTGAGCTGTGGCGCACGGCGACGGGCGGCGAGGGGCACCAGCCCGGGGCGCCGGCTCAGCACCGCCTGGTCGCAGCCCCAGCCCCCGCCGGAGGAGTACGCGGGCGCGGAAGACGTCTCCCAGTCGCCTGTCCCCGAGGAGCCGTCGTGGGTGCCGAGTCCCACGCCCCTGGTGCCCCACGAGCCCCCTGAGCCTCCCTCGGGCCGCTCGCTGGTGCAGCGGGACATCCAGGCCTTCCTGAACCAGTGCGGGGCCAGCCCCGGGGAGGCGCGCCACTGGCTCACGCAGTTCCAAACCTGCCACCACTCCGCTGACAAGCCCTTCGCCGTCATCGAG GTGTCCCGGAGTCCAAGGTCGCAGGGAGAAGGGCGGGAGGTACCCCAGCGTGAGACAAGGGAGTGGCAAGACCCAACGGGGCAAAGGGCGGAGCAG GTGGACGAGGAGGTACTCAAGTGCCAGCAGGGCGTATCCAGTCTGGCCTTCGCCCTGGCCTTCTTGCAGCGCATGGACATGAAGCCGCTGGTGGTCTTGGGGCTGCCCGCCCCAACGGCGCCCTCGGGCTGTCTTTccttctgggaggccaaggcgcagCTGGCTGAGAGCTGCAAGGTGCTGGTGGACGCGCTTCGACACAACGCCGCCACTGCTGTGCCTTTTTTTGGCGGCGGGTCCGTGCTAGGCGCTGCCGAGCCGGCTCCCCATGCCAG CTACGGCGGCATCGTCTCGGTGGAGACAGACCTGCTGCAGTGGTGCCTGGAGTCGGGCAGCATCCCCATCCTGTGCCCCATCGGGGAGACGGCCGCGCGCCGCTCCGTGCTTCTCGACTCCCTGGAGGTGACCGCGTCGCTGGCCAAGGCGCTGCGGCCCACCAAAATCATTTTCCTCAATAACACAGGCGGCCTGCGCGACAGCAGTCAGAAG GTCCTGAGTAACGTGAACCTGCCCGCCGACCTGGACCTGGTGAGCAACGCCGAGTGGGTGAGCACAAAAGAACGGCAGCAGATGCGGCTCATCGTGGACGTGCTCAGCCGCCTGCCCCACCACTCCTCAGCCGTCATCACCGCCGCTAGCACTCTGCTCACTGAGCTCTTCAGCAACAAGG GGTCCGGGACCCTGTTCAAGAACGCCGAGCGAATGCTACGGGTGCGCAGGCTGGACGAGCTGGACCAGGGCCGTCTAGTGGACCTGGTCAACGCCAGCTTCGGCAAGAAGCTCAGGGACGACTACCTGGCCTCGCTGCGCCCGCGGCTGCACTCCATCTACGTCTCCGAGGG GTACAACGCTGCCGCCATTCTGACCATGGAGCCCGTCCTGGGGGGCACCCCGTACCTGGACAAATTTGTG GTACTTCAAACACAGTGA
- the NAGS gene encoding N-acetylglutamate synthase, mitochondrial isoform X6 — MATALMAAVLRAAAVAPRLSGRGGTGGSRRLSCGARRRAARGTSPGRRLSTAWSQPQPPPEEYAGAEDVSQSPVPEEPSWVPSPTPLVPHEPPEPPSGRSLVQRDIQAFLNQCGASPGEARHWLTQFQTCHHSADKPFAVIERMDMKPLVVLGLPAPTAPSGCLSFWEAKAQLAESCKVLVDALRHNAATAVPFFGGGSVLGAAEPAPHASYGGIVSVETDLLQWCLESGSIPILCPIGETAARRSVLLDSLEVTASLAKALRPTKIIFLNNTGGLRDSSQKVLSNVNLPADLDLVSNAEWVSTKERQQMRLIVDVLSRLPHHSSAVITAASTLLTELFSNKGSGTLFKNAERMLRVRRLDELDQGRLVDLVNASFGKKLRDDYLASLRPRLHSIYVSEGYNAAAILTMEPVLGGTPYLDKFVVLQTQ, encoded by the exons ATGGCGACGGCGCTGATGGCCGCGGTTCTGCGGGCAGCTGCTGTGGCCCCGAGGCTGAGCGGCCGGGGAGGCACTGGGGGATCCCGGAGGCTGAGCTGTGGCGCACGGCGACGGGCGGCGAGGGGCACCAGCCCGGGGCGCCGGCTCAGCACCGCCTGGTCGCAGCCCCAGCCCCCGCCGGAGGAGTACGCGGGCGCGGAAGACGTCTCCCAGTCGCCTGTCCCCGAGGAGCCGTCGTGGGTGCCGAGTCCCACGCCCCTGGTGCCCCACGAGCCCCCTGAGCCTCCCTCGGGCCGCTCGCTGGTGCAGCGGGACATCCAGGCCTTCCTGAACCAGTGCGGGGCCAGCCCCGGGGAGGCGCGCCACTGGCTCACGCAGTTCCAAACCTGCCACCACTCCGCTGACAAGCCCTTCGCCGTCATCGAG CGCATGGACATGAAGCCGCTGGTGGTCTTGGGGCTGCCCGCCCCAACGGCGCCCTCGGGCTGTCTTTccttctgggaggccaaggcgcagCTGGCTGAGAGCTGCAAGGTGCTGGTGGACGCGCTTCGACACAACGCCGCCACTGCTGTGCCTTTTTTTGGCGGCGGGTCCGTGCTAGGCGCTGCCGAGCCGGCTCCCCATGCCAG CTACGGCGGCATCGTCTCGGTGGAGACAGACCTGCTGCAGTGGTGCCTGGAGTCGGGCAGCATCCCCATCCTGTGCCCCATCGGGGAGACGGCCGCGCGCCGCTCCGTGCTTCTCGACTCCCTGGAGGTGACCGCGTCGCTGGCCAAGGCGCTGCGGCCCACCAAAATCATTTTCCTCAATAACACAGGCGGCCTGCGCGACAGCAGTCAGAAG GTCCTGAGTAACGTGAACCTGCCCGCCGACCTGGACCTGGTGAGCAACGCCGAGTGGGTGAGCACAAAAGAACGGCAGCAGATGCGGCTCATCGTGGACGTGCTCAGCCGCCTGCCCCACCACTCCTCAGCCGTCATCACCGCCGCTAGCACTCTGCTCACTGAGCTCTTCAGCAACAAGG GGTCCGGGACCCTGTTCAAGAACGCCGAGCGAATGCTACGGGTGCGCAGGCTGGACGAGCTGGACCAGGGCCGTCTAGTGGACCTGGTCAACGCCAGCTTCGGCAAGAAGCTCAGGGACGACTACCTGGCCTCGCTGCGCCCGCGGCTGCACTCCATCTACGTCTCCGAGGG GTACAACGCTGCCGCCATTCTGACCATGGAGCCCGTCCTGGGGGGCACCCCGTACCTGGACAAATTTGTG GTACTTCAAACACAGTGA
- the NAGS gene encoding N-acetylglutamate synthase, mitochondrial isoform X3, producing MATALMAAVLRAAAVAPRLSGRGGTGGSRRLSCGARRRAARGTSPGRRLSTAWSQPQPPPEEYAGAEDVSQSPVPEEPSWVPSPTPLVPHEPPEPPSGRSLVQRDIQAFLNQCGASPGEARHWLTQFQTCHHSADKPFAVIERMDMKPLVVLGLPAPTAPSGCLSFWEAKAQLAESCKVLVDALRHNAATAVPFFGGGSVLGAAEPAPHASYGGIVSVETDLLQWCLESGSIPILCPIGETAARRSVLLDSLEVTASLAKALRPTKIIFLNNTGGLRDSSQKVLSNVNLPADLDLVSNAEWVSTKERQQMRLIVDVLSRLPHHSSAVITAASTLLTELFSNKGSGTLFKNAERMLRVRRLDELDQGRLVDLVNASFGKKLRDDYLASLRPRLHSIYVSEGYNAAAILTMEPVLGGTPYLDKFVVSSSRQGQGSGQMLWECLRRDLQTLFWRSRVTNPINPWYFKHSDGSFSNKQWIFFWFGLADIRDSYELVNHAKGLPDSFRKPASDPGS from the exons ATGGCGACGGCGCTGATGGCCGCGGTTCTGCGGGCAGCTGCTGTGGCCCCGAGGCTGAGCGGCCGGGGAGGCACTGGGGGATCCCGGAGGCTGAGCTGTGGCGCACGGCGACGGGCGGCGAGGGGCACCAGCCCGGGGCGCCGGCTCAGCACCGCCTGGTCGCAGCCCCAGCCCCCGCCGGAGGAGTACGCGGGCGCGGAAGACGTCTCCCAGTCGCCTGTCCCCGAGGAGCCGTCGTGGGTGCCGAGTCCCACGCCCCTGGTGCCCCACGAGCCCCCTGAGCCTCCCTCGGGCCGCTCGCTGGTGCAGCGGGACATCCAGGCCTTCCTGAACCAGTGCGGGGCCAGCCCCGGGGAGGCGCGCCACTGGCTCACGCAGTTCCAAACCTGCCACCACTCCGCTGACAAGCCCTTCGCCGTCATCGAG CGCATGGACATGAAGCCGCTGGTGGTCTTGGGGCTGCCCGCCCCAACGGCGCCCTCGGGCTGTCTTTccttctgggaggccaaggcgcagCTGGCTGAGAGCTGCAAGGTGCTGGTGGACGCGCTTCGACACAACGCCGCCACTGCTGTGCCTTTTTTTGGCGGCGGGTCCGTGCTAGGCGCTGCCGAGCCGGCTCCCCATGCCAG CTACGGCGGCATCGTCTCGGTGGAGACAGACCTGCTGCAGTGGTGCCTGGAGTCGGGCAGCATCCCCATCCTGTGCCCCATCGGGGAGACGGCCGCGCGCCGCTCCGTGCTTCTCGACTCCCTGGAGGTGACCGCGTCGCTGGCCAAGGCGCTGCGGCCCACCAAAATCATTTTCCTCAATAACACAGGCGGCCTGCGCGACAGCAGTCAGAAG GTCCTGAGTAACGTGAACCTGCCCGCCGACCTGGACCTGGTGAGCAACGCCGAGTGGGTGAGCACAAAAGAACGGCAGCAGATGCGGCTCATCGTGGACGTGCTCAGCCGCCTGCCCCACCACTCCTCAGCCGTCATCACCGCCGCTAGCACTCTGCTCACTGAGCTCTTCAGCAACAAGG GGTCCGGGACCCTGTTCAAGAACGCCGAGCGAATGCTACGGGTGCGCAGGCTGGACGAGCTGGACCAGGGCCGTCTAGTGGACCTGGTCAACGCCAGCTTCGGCAAGAAGCTCAGGGACGACTACCTGGCCTCGCTGCGCCCGCGGCTGCACTCCATCTACGTCTCCGAGGG GTACAACGCTGCCGCCATTCTGACCATGGAGCCCGTCCTGGGGGGCACCCCGTACCTGGACAAATTTGTGGTGAGCTCCAGCCGCCAGGGCCAAGGCTCCGGGCAGATGCTGTGGGAGTGCCTGAGGCGGGACCTGCAGACGCTTTTCTGGCGCTCCCGGGTCACCAACCCCATCAATCCCTG GTACTTCAAACACAGTGATGGCAGCTTCTCCAACAAGCAGTGGATCTTCTTCTGGTTCGGCCTAGCTGATATCCGGGACTCCTATGAGTTGGTCAACCATGCCAAGGGACTTCCAGACTCCTTTCGCAAGCCAGCTTCTGACCCAGGCAGCTGA
- the TMEM101 gene encoding transmembrane protein 101, with translation MASKIGSRRWMLQLIMQLGSVLLTRCPFWGCFSQLMLYAERAEARRKPDIPVPYLYFDMGAAVLCASFMSFGVKRRWFALGAALQLAISTYAAYIGGYVHYGEWLKVRMYSRTVAIIGGFLVLASGAGELYRRKPRSRSLQSTGQVFLGIYLICVAYSLQHSKEDRLAYLNHLPGGELMIQLFFVLYGVLALAFLSGYYVTLAAQILAVLLPPVMLLIDGNVAYWHNTRRVEFWNQMKLLGESVGIFGTAVILATDG, from the exons ATGGCGTCGAAGATAGGTTCGAGACGGTGGATGTTGCAGCTGATCATGCAGTTGGGTTCGGTGCTGCTCACACGCTGCCCCTTTTGGGGCTGCTTCAGCCAGCTCATGCTCTACGCTGAGAGGGCTGAGGCACGCCG GAAGCCCGACATCCCAGTGCCTTACCTGTATTTCGACATGGGGGCGGCCGTGCTGTGCGCTAGTTTCATGTCTTTTGGCGTGAAGCGGCGCTGGTTCGCGCTGGGGGCCGCACTCCAATTGGCCATTAGCACCTACGCCGCCTACATCGGGGGCTACGTCCACTACGGGGAATGGCTGAAG GTCCGTATGTACTCGCGCACAGTTGCCATCATCGGCGGCTTTCTTGTGTTGGCCAGCGGTGCTGGGGAGCTGTACCGTCGGAAACCTCGCAGCCGCTCCCTGCAGTCCACCGGCCAGGTGTTCCTGGGTATCTACCTCATCTGTGTG GCCTACTCACTGCAGCACAGCAAGGAGGACCGGCTGGCGTATCTGAACCATCTCCCAGGAGGGGAGCTGATGATCCAGCTGTTCTTCGTGCTGTATGGCGTCCTGGCCCTGGCCTTTCTGTCAGGCTACTACGTGACCCTCGCTGCCCAGATCCTGGCTGTACTGCTGCCCCCTGTCATGCTGCTCATTGATGGCAATGTTGCTTACTGGCACAACACACGGCGTGTTGAGTTCTGGAACCAGATGAAGCTCCTTGGAGAGAGTGTGGGCATCTTCGGAACTGCTGTCATCCTGGCCACTGATGGCTGA
- the TMEM101 gene encoding transmembrane protein 101 isoform X1 translates to MGAAVLCASFMSFGVKRRWFALGAALQLAISTYAAYIGGYVHYGEWLKVRMYSRTVAIIGGFLVLASGAGELYRRKPRSRSLQSTGQVFLGIYLICVAYSLQHSKEDRLAYLNHLPGGELMIQLFFVLYGVLALAFLSGYYVTLAAQILAVLLPPVMLLIDGNVAYWHNTRRVEFWNQMKLLGESVGIFGTAVILATDG, encoded by the exons ATGGGGGCGGCCGTGCTGTGCGCTAGTTTCATGTCTTTTGGCGTGAAGCGGCGCTGGTTCGCGCTGGGGGCCGCACTCCAATTGGCCATTAGCACCTACGCCGCCTACATCGGGGGCTACGTCCACTACGGGGAATGGCTGAAG GTCCGTATGTACTCGCGCACAGTTGCCATCATCGGCGGCTTTCTTGTGTTGGCCAGCGGTGCTGGGGAGCTGTACCGTCGGAAACCTCGCAGCCGCTCCCTGCAGTCCACCGGCCAGGTGTTCCTGGGTATCTACCTCATCTGTGTG GCCTACTCACTGCAGCACAGCAAGGAGGACCGGCTGGCGTATCTGAACCATCTCCCAGGAGGGGAGCTGATGATCCAGCTGTTCTTCGTGCTGTATGGCGTCCTGGCCCTGGCCTTTCTGTCAGGCTACTACGTGACCCTCGCTGCCCAGATCCTGGCTGTACTGCTGCCCCCTGTCATGCTGCTCATTGATGGCAATGTTGCTTACTGGCACAACACACGGCGTGTTGAGTTCTGGAACCAGATGAAGCTCCTTGGAGAGAGTGTGGGCATCTTCGGAACTGCTGTCATCCTGGCCACTGATGGCTGA